From Toxorhynchites rutilus septentrionalis strain SRP chromosome 2, ASM2978413v1, whole genome shotgun sequence, a single genomic window includes:
- the LOC129770728 gene encoding 39S ribosomal protein L52, mitochondrial, giving the protein MVNFLPKILRSNTTVISIIRRVSQTVSNNSNWRERKHVSRNPNKSGPLTDLPDYTFLDGKITSLGSNQKKRVVQQRNLVATIVTLSKEMDSALERYERLQQEKEHNMRARAGSKLKPKGHLLLSK; this is encoded by the exons ATGGTTAATTTCCTGCCTAAAATACTAAGAAGCAATACAACAG TAATTTCTATCATCCGCAGAGTGAGCCAAACTGTATCCAATAACAGTAACTGGCGAGAGAgaaaacatgtttcaagaaATCCCAACAAAAGCGGTCCCCTGACAGATTTGCCTGATTATACGTTTTTGGATGGCAAAATCACTTCGCTCGGG TCGAACCAGAAGAAAAGGGTTGTACAACAGCGTAATTTGGTTGCTACCATTGTGACACTTTCGAAAGAAATGGACTCCGCTTTAGAGCGTTATGAAAGGCTACAACAGGAAAAGGAACATAATATGAGAGCTCGCGCTGGTAGTAAACTCAAACCAAAAggacatttattgttatcaaaataA
- the LOC129770726 gene encoding uncharacterized protein F13E9.13, mitochondrial isoform X5: MIENMHDIPYIQRKHFGPETVACMTRIGMMVKKAVGDTIPCGIQILACGNFEALAIAKACNFDFVRAEGFVFSHIADEGFTDADAGQILRYRKNIDAEHIQIFTDIKKKHSSHSVTNDVSLLETAQAAEFFCSDGIVLTGNATGSETNVEDVQSLHNKIKLPLIIGSGITIDNVDRYYGIAKAAIVGSFFKHGGNWKNDLCGTKIRTLMDKIKGFRNNTMKK, from the exons ATGATTGAAAACATGCACGATATACCATATATCCAAAGAAAACATTTTGGACCCGAAACAGTTGCTTGTATGACGAGAATCGGAATGATGGTGAAGAAAGCCGTAGGAGATACAATCCCATGTGGAATTCAG attttagCATGTGGGAATTTTGAGGCGCTTGCCATTGCCAAGGCTTGCAATTTTGATTTCGTTCGTGCAGAAGGATTCGTTTTCTCTCACATCGCCGACGAGGGATTTACTGACGCAGATGCTGGTCAGATTCTTAGGTATCGTAAAAATATAGATGCTGaacacattcaaatttttactgaCATAAAGAAAAAACATAG TTCTCATTCCGTTACAAACGACGTATCTCTGTTGGAAACAGCACAAGCTGCAGAATTTTTCTGCTCCGATGGAATTGTACTCACCGGTAACGCTACTGGCTCCGAGACCAACGTGGAAGACGTACAATCATTACATAACAAAATAAAACTGCCACTCATTATCGGCTCGGGGATAACGATTGATAATGTTGACCGATACTATGGTATAGCGAAAGCTGCCATTGTTGGATCATTTTTCAAGCACGGAggtaattggaaaaatgatttaTGTGGAACAAAAATACGTACCTTGATGGACAAGATAAAAGGTTTTCGGAATAACACGATGAAGAAATAA
- the LOC129770726 gene encoding uncharacterized protein F13E9.13, mitochondrial isoform X3: MYRFNQLFSNKFPIIGMIHVGALPGTPHFAGDFNATVKKAVQEALAYSQNGIDAIMIENMHDIPYIQRKHFGPETVACMTRIGMMVKKAVGDTIPCGIQILACGNFEALAIAKACNFDFVRAEGFVFSHIADEGFTDADAGQILRYRKNIDAEHIQIFTDIKKKHSSHSVTNDVSLLETAQAAEFFCSDGIVLTGNATGSETNVEDVQSLHNKIKLPLIIGSGITIDNVDRYYGIAKAAIVGSFFKHGGNWKNDLCGTKIRTLMDKIKGFRNNTMKK, encoded by the exons ATGTATCgattcaatcaattattttccaacaaatttCCAATAATAGGGATGATTCATGTTGGTGCTTTACCTG GAACCCCACATTTCGCCGGCGATTTCAACGCAACAGTTAAGAAAGCGGTTCAAGAAGCACTTGCTTATTCCCAAAATGGAATT GATGCTATAATGATTGAAAACATGCACGATATACCATATATCCAAAGAAAACATTTTGGACCCGAAACAGTTGCTTGTATGACGAGAATCGGAATGATGGTGAAGAAAGCCGTAGGAGATACAATCCCATGTGGAATTCAG attttagCATGTGGGAATTTTGAGGCGCTTGCCATTGCCAAGGCTTGCAATTTTGATTTCGTTCGTGCAGAAGGATTCGTTTTCTCTCACATCGCCGACGAGGGATTTACTGACGCAGATGCTGGTCAGATTCTTAGGTATCGTAAAAATATAGATGCTGaacacattcaaatttttactgaCATAAAGAAAAAACATAG TTCTCATTCCGTTACAAACGACGTATCTCTGTTGGAAACAGCACAAGCTGCAGAATTTTTCTGCTCCGATGGAATTGTACTCACCGGTAACGCTACTGGCTCCGAGACCAACGTGGAAGACGTACAATCATTACATAACAAAATAAAACTGCCACTCATTATCGGCTCGGGGATAACGATTGATAATGTTGACCGATACTATGGTATAGCGAAAGCTGCCATTGTTGGATCATTTTTCAAGCACGGAggtaattggaaaaatgatttaTGTGGAACAAAAATACGTACCTTGATGGACAAGATAAAAGGTTTTCGGAATAACACGATGAAGAAATAA
- the LOC129770726 gene encoding uncharacterized protein F13E9.13, mitochondrial isoform X4: MLVLYLDAIMIENMHDIPYIQRKHFGPETVACMTRIGMMVKKAVGDTIPCGIQILACGNFEALAIAKACNFDFVRAEGFVFSHIADEGFTDADAGQILRYRKNIDAEHIQIFTDIKKKHSSHSVTNDVSLLETAQAAEFFCSDGIVLTGNATGSETNVEDVQSLHNKIKLPLIIGSGITIDNVDRYYGIAKAAIVGSFFKHGGNWKNDLCGTKIRTLMDKIKGFRNNTMKK, from the exons ATGTTGGTGCTTTACCTG GATGCTATAATGATTGAAAACATGCACGATATACCATATATCCAAAGAAAACATTTTGGACCCGAAACAGTTGCTTGTATGACGAGAATCGGAATGATGGTGAAGAAAGCCGTAGGAGATACAATCCCATGTGGAATTCAG attttagCATGTGGGAATTTTGAGGCGCTTGCCATTGCCAAGGCTTGCAATTTTGATTTCGTTCGTGCAGAAGGATTCGTTTTCTCTCACATCGCCGACGAGGGATTTACTGACGCAGATGCTGGTCAGATTCTTAGGTATCGTAAAAATATAGATGCTGaacacattcaaatttttactgaCATAAAGAAAAAACATAG TTCTCATTCCGTTACAAACGACGTATCTCTGTTGGAAACAGCACAAGCTGCAGAATTTTTCTGCTCCGATGGAATTGTACTCACCGGTAACGCTACTGGCTCCGAGACCAACGTGGAAGACGTACAATCATTACATAACAAAATAAAACTGCCACTCATTATCGGCTCGGGGATAACGATTGATAATGTTGACCGATACTATGGTATAGCGAAAGCTGCCATTGTTGGATCATTTTTCAAGCACGGAggtaattggaaaaatgatttaTGTGGAACAAAAATACGTACCTTGATGGACAAGATAAAAGGTTTTCGGAATAACACGATGAAGAAATAA